One genomic window of Desmospora activa DSM 45169 includes the following:
- a CDS encoding carbohydrate ABC transporter permease: MSQTKMATISHKVAKSRKVKPSHMIVHVFLILLAVVCMVPFYMMIVYGTHTNADIASKFIFLPGEALIDNYQYMTENINIWRGFFNSLIIAGCSTALTLYFGALTAYGFAKYKFRGNKVLFWFVLATMMVPQQLGLVGTFRIMYLLNLLDTHAALILPAAANAFAVFFIKQFIDGTIPDEVIESARVDGASEFKTFHRIILPMLAPALAALGIFAFIGSWNNFIGPLVLLFSNEKYPLPLLVQLLQGYYGTNYGVQYLGVALSVLPILIVFAIFSKRIIGSVAIGAVKG; encoded by the coding sequence ATGTCACAGACAAAAATGGCAACCATCAGTCACAAGGTTGCTAAATCGAGAAAAGTAAAACCTAGTCACATGATCGTTCATGTTTTTCTTATTTTGCTGGCAGTTGTTTGTATGGTTCCGTTTTATATGATGATTGTTTACGGTACACATACCAATGCAGATATTGCTTCCAAATTTATTTTTCTTCCAGGTGAAGCGCTCATCGATAATTATCAGTATATGACAGAAAATATCAACATTTGGCGGGGTTTCTTCAATAGTTTAATCATAGCAGGCTGTTCAACAGCGTTAACTCTCTATTTTGGTGCACTAACTGCATATGGTTTTGCAAAATATAAATTTAGGGGCAATAAGGTATTGTTTTGGTTTGTATTGGCAACGATGATGGTTCCTCAGCAGCTAGGTCTGGTTGGGACATTTCGGATTATGTATCTATTGAACTTGTTGGATACCCATGCAGCATTGATTTTACCAGCTGCTGCAAATGCCTTTGCCGTATTTTTTATCAAACAATTTATTGATGGAACGATACCAGATGAGGTGATTGAGTCAGCAAGAGTGGATGGGGCAAGTGAATTCAAAACGTTTCACCGGATCATCCTTCCCATGTTGGCACCAGCCTTAGCCGCACTCGGTATATTCGCATTTATCGGTTCTTGGAACAATTTCATCGGCCCGTTGGTGTTATTATTTTCTAATGAGAAATATCCATTGCCGCTCCTTGTTCAATTGCTTCAAGGATATTATGGCACAAATTATGGTGTGCAGTATTTAGGTGTTGCCTTATCCGTCCTGCCGATACTTATTGTTTTTGCGATTTTCTCCAAGCGGATTATAGGCAGTGTAGCGATCGGTGCGGTGAAAGGTTAG